Proteins from a single region of Planctomycetaceae bacterium:
- a CDS encoding CHASE3 domain-containing protein, with protein sequence MRIRTKIAGSLAVALVAIAILGIAFGVTVKRYVSATRQVTRSVNVMRYLEEALSDFNVAEACQKGYLLTGDQEYLSVFEKKAREVPEDLDRVAEHLRNDALQEERLGRLGEMLRTRVAMLSRSIELARQGQREGAISMVKSGRGRELSGVIHALVEEIEDRENQIMEERSAQAARLATQVLWSMIAGIPLLVLVMALGVVLLTRNITGPLELLTRAADEIGRGQIGLSPTRQDGNGRTDEIGVLQASFARMSMLLDSERRLRLAQQAGRVGTFEWNIQTGMNTWTEDLEAIHGLQPGQFGKTEESWEQLVYEEDRLAAIAVVNHALETGAATEGEWRVKWPDGSIHWVIGRFQAARDAEGRLLSLTGVNIDITARKQMEQELEQTNRMLQMLGECNEAVIRIDDMQQLTTEICRIAVEVGGYMMAWVGMARDDPAKSVEPVAWTGFEDGYVSKAHITWADEDRGRGPVGTAIRTGQVQIGQDFLTDPHLDPWREEALKRGYRSVIALPLRQEQTVIGALAIYGSEPAIFTEAQAQVLREIAEDLALGINAQRMRSALRAANERLTAYASQLQALAGELTLTEQRERRRFATLLHDHLQQLLVGAKFRIAILGRTHDPVIREGVKEVEALLDESIKASRSLTAELSPPILQQGGLAEGLEWLARWMSDKHGLFVELSLQHEASPTDQGVKTFLFEAVRELLFNAVKHSGTKAAAVSLRRLTDNLIQIVVSDQGHGFDPAGVTPAGPAGGGFGLFSIRERLSLIGGQFEIDSAPGKGSRFSLTAPAAAAAAAPADRAAAKASIAAPTAAHEKTRLMLVDDHTVMRQGLAALLADEAQIEIVAQAADGRQAVDLADELQPDVILMDVSLPQLSGIEATRIIHQRHPQIRIIGLSMFEGPEQSQAMRDAGAYAYLTKSGPIDELIRTILP encoded by the coding sequence GTGCGCATTCGAACCAAAATCGCCGGCAGCCTGGCCGTTGCCCTGGTGGCCATCGCCATTCTGGGCATCGCGTTTGGCGTCACCGTGAAGCGGTACGTCTCGGCCACCCGTCAAGTGACGCGCTCGGTCAACGTCATGCGCTACCTGGAGGAAGCGCTTTCGGACTTCAATGTAGCCGAGGCCTGCCAGAAGGGCTATCTGCTGACCGGCGACCAGGAGTATCTGTCGGTTTTCGAGAAGAAGGCGCGAGAGGTTCCGGAAGACCTGGATCGGGTAGCCGAGCATCTGCGCAACGACGCCTTACAGGAGGAAAGGCTTGGCAGGCTTGGCGAGATGCTTCGGACCCGGGTGGCGATGCTGTCCAGAAGCATTGAGCTTGCCCGCCAGGGACAGCGCGAAGGCGCGATCTCCATGGTCAAGAGCGGACGGGGCAGGGAACTCAGCGGCGTCATCCATGCGCTGGTGGAAGAAATCGAAGACCGCGAGAACCAGATCATGGAGGAACGAAGCGCCCAAGCGGCACGTCTGGCGACCCAGGTCCTCTGGTCGATGATTGCGGGCATTCCGCTGCTTGTGCTGGTGATGGCGCTGGGCGTCGTTCTTCTCACCCGCAACATCACTGGTCCGCTGGAATTGCTCACCCGTGCCGCCGACGAGATCGGGCGCGGACAGATAGGTTTGTCGCCCACGAGACAGGATGGCAACGGGCGCACTGACGAAATCGGCGTGCTCCAGGCGAGTTTCGCCCGCATGTCGATGCTTCTGGACAGCGAGCGGCGCCTTCGCCTGGCCCAGCAGGCCGGGCGCGTCGGCACCTTCGAGTGGAACATCCAGACCGGCATGAATACCTGGACGGAGGATCTCGAGGCCATCCACGGTCTCCAGCCGGGACAGTTCGGAAAGACGGAGGAATCCTGGGAACAGTTGGTCTACGAGGAGGACCGCCTGGCTGCCATCGCCGTGGTCAACCACGCTCTGGAGACCGGGGCGGCGACGGAAGGCGAATGGCGGGTCAAATGGCCCGACGGCAGCATTCACTGGGTTATCGGGCGGTTCCAGGCCGCCCGGGACGCCGAGGGAAGGCTCCTGAGCCTGACCGGCGTGAACATCGACATTACGGCCCGCAAGCAGATGGAGCAGGAACTGGAGCAGACGAACCGGATGCTGCAGATGCTGGGCGAGTGCAACGAGGCAGTCATCCGCATCGACGACATGCAGCAACTGACGACGGAAATCTGCCGCATCGCCGTCGAGGTGGGCGGGTACATGATGGCTTGGGTCGGAATGGCCCGCGACGACCCGGCCAAGTCGGTCGAGCCGGTTGCCTGGACCGGCTTCGAGGACGGGTACGTCAGCAAGGCCCACATCACCTGGGCCGATGAGGACCGCGGGCGCGGGCCCGTCGGAACGGCCATTCGAACCGGGCAGGTCCAGATCGGGCAGGATTTTCTGACCGATCCGCACCTGGATCCTTGGCGCGAGGAAGCGCTGAAACGCGGATACCGTTCGGTGATAGCCCTGCCGCTGCGCCAGGAGCAGACTGTGATCGGCGCCCTGGCCATCTACGGATCGGAGCCCGCGATCTTCACCGAAGCCCAGGCCCAGGTGCTGCGCGAAATTGCCGAGGATCTGGCCCTGGGGATCAACGCCCAGCGGATGCGTTCGGCCCTGCGCGCCGCCAACGAGCGGTTAACCGCGTATGCCTCGCAACTGCAGGCCCTGGCCGGCGAACTGACCCTCACTGAACAGCGCGAGCGCCGCCGGTTCGCCACGCTGCTTCACGACCACCTCCAGCAATTGCTCGTCGGGGCCAAGTTCCGCATCGCCATCCTGGGGCGAACGCACGACCCGGTTATCCGCGAAGGCGTCAAGGAGGTCGAGGCGCTGCTCGATGAGAGCATCAAAGCGTCCCGCTCGCTGACGGCCGAGCTGAGCCCGCCCATCCTCCAGCAGGGCGGACTGGCCGAGGGACTGGAATGGCTGGCGCGGTGGATGTCCGACAAACACGGTCTGTTCGTGGAACTGTCTCTTCAGCACGAGGCCTCGCCCACCGATCAGGGCGTCAAAACGTTTCTGTTTGAAGCCGTTCGCGAACTCCTGTTCAACGCCGTCAAGCACTCCGGCACCAAGGCCGCGGCCGTCAGCCTGCGGCGGCTGACCGACAACCTGATCCAGATCGTGGTTTCGGATCAGGGCCATGGGTTCGACCCAGCCGGCGTCACGCCCGCCGGGCCTGCCGGCGGCGGGTTTGGCCTGTTCAGCATCCGCGAGCGGCTCAGTCTTATCGGCGGGCAGTTCGAAATTGACAGCGCCCCCGGCAAGGGCAGCCGGTTTTCCCTGACCGCCCCCGCAGCCGCCGCGGCAGCCGCTCCCGCCGACCGGGCGGCGGCAAAGGCCTCCATCGCCGCCCCGACGGCCGCACATGAGAAGACCCGCCTGATGCTGGTCGACGATCATACCGTGATGCGGCAGGGCCTGGCGGCGCTGCTGGCCGACGAGGCGCAAATCGAGATCGTCGCCCAGGCGGCCGATGGTCGCCAGGCTGTCGATCTGGCCGACGAACTGCAGCCTGACGTGATTCTGATGGACGTGAGCCTGCCGCAGCTCAGTGGGATCGAGGCCACGCGCATCATCCACCAGCGCCACCCGCAGATCCGGATCATCGGCCTGTCGATGTTCGAAGGCCCCGAACAGTCCCAAGCCATGCGCGACGCCGGCGCGTACGCCTACCTGACCAAGAGCGGGCCGATTGACGAACTGATCCGGACGATCCTGCCGTAG
- the uvrA gene encoding excinuclease ABC subunit UvrA — MGKSPKTSRARNKAPAVDEPVIVLPGEVDTPPPSPPDDAASEPICPPPAAPDPSAAHYDDAVAAAAGREIIVRGARQHNLQNIDLRIPRDKLVVITGLSGSGKSSLAFDTLYAEGQRKYVESLSAYARQFLEQLGKPDVDHIEGLPPTVAIEQRSGGSNPRSTVATTTEIYDYLRLLLARAGQPHCWICNRPISSQTVSQMVDSIMTMPEGTRFMVLAPVIRGQKGQHAELLKHVQREGFVRVRIDGKLYDLKELPELAKNNKHTIDVVVDRLVMRPGVQIRMSDSIETALNLAAGLVVIWHEPIAQGAQGVRSTELNGASEGEAAPLAGASATPTSGNGNGNGFENWIDLLFSATYACPKHPEASLAELSPRMFSFNSPYGACESCDGLGTILEFDVDLIVPDPTKPLSEGAIDAWRHSGKRMNIYYNRMLRKFCTRYGVAGTTAFKDLPAPIQKKLLQGDGDNFEGVVPNLTRRWETTDSEFVKARMHSYLSEQPCRACHGARLRPASLAVTVGGKNIHEITHMSIAAAMEYFEGLELNEEGTAIAKPILREIDHRLRFLSDVGLQYITLDRTAATLSGGEAQRIRLATQVGSGLVGVCYVLDEPTIGLHQRDNQRLIRTLKHLRDMGNSVLVVEHDEETMRSADWLIDIGPAAGRHGGRVVAQGPVDEVCRCESSITGRYLSRRLKIDIPARRRDVSAQRCIELRGCRENNLKNVDVQLPLGGIVCVTGVSGSGKSTLVNLTLLRALRRKLSGSGERPGAFDKILGIGKVDKVIEIDQSPIGRTPRSNPATYTGLFDLIRQLFTKTREAKIRGYKPGRFSFNVKGGRCEACQGQGTKRIEMHFLPDVYVTCAECKGTRYNRETLEVRYKGKNIADVLAMRVEEALGFFDNFPKIKQLLKAINDVGLSYVELGQSSTTLSGGEAQRVKLAAELGKSATGHTLYVLDEPTTGLHFADIHNLLNVLNRLADMGNTVIVIEHNLDVIKCADWIVDLGPEGGDAGGRIVAAGTPEQVAQTPGSYTGDFLREHLR, encoded by the coding sequence ATGGGAAAGAGCCCTAAGACATCCCGAGCACGCAACAAGGCCCCGGCGGTCGATGAGCCGGTCATTGTCCTGCCGGGCGAGGTGGACACCCCTCCGCCTTCGCCTCCGGACGATGCCGCCTCGGAACCGATCTGTCCGCCGCCGGCCGCACCCGATCCGTCGGCCGCTCATTATGATGACGCCGTCGCCGCGGCTGCGGGTCGCGAGATCATCGTCCGCGGCGCTCGTCAGCACAACCTGCAGAACATCGACCTGCGCATCCCGCGCGACAAGCTGGTGGTGATCACGGGTCTGTCCGGCAGCGGCAAGAGCTCGCTGGCGTTCGACACGCTCTACGCCGAGGGACAGCGCAAGTACGTCGAGAGCCTCTCGGCGTACGCGCGGCAGTTCCTTGAGCAGCTCGGCAAGCCCGACGTCGACCACATCGAAGGCCTGCCCCCGACCGTGGCCATCGAGCAGCGGTCCGGCGGGTCCAACCCGCGATCGACCGTCGCAACGACGACGGAAATCTACGACTACCTCCGCCTGCTGCTGGCCCGCGCAGGCCAGCCGCACTGCTGGATCTGCAACAGGCCCATCAGCTCGCAGACCGTCTCGCAGATGGTCGATTCGATCATGACCATGCCCGAGGGCACGCGGTTCATGGTGCTGGCGCCGGTGATTCGCGGGCAGAAGGGCCAGCACGCCGAGCTGCTCAAACACGTGCAGCGCGAGGGCTTCGTGCGCGTGCGGATCGACGGCAAGCTTTACGACCTCAAGGAACTGCCCGAGCTGGCCAAGAACAACAAGCACACCATCGACGTCGTCGTCGACCGCCTCGTCATGCGCCCCGGCGTGCAGATCCGCATGAGCGACTCGATCGAGACCGCCCTGAACCTGGCGGCAGGGCTTGTCGTGATCTGGCACGAGCCCATCGCACAGGGCGCTCAGGGAGTACGCTCAACGGAGTTGAACGGTGCGTCTGAGGGCGAAGCGGCGCCGCTGGCCGGCGCATCCGCGACGCCGACAAGCGGCAACGGCAACGGCAACGGCTTCGAGAACTGGATCGACCTGCTCTTCTCGGCGACGTACGCCTGCCCCAAGCACCCCGAGGCGTCGCTGGCGGAGCTGTCGCCGCGGATGTTCAGCTTCAACTCGCCTTACGGGGCGTGTGAGTCGTGCGACGGCCTGGGCACGATCCTCGAGTTCGACGTGGACCTGATCGTGCCCGACCCGACCAAGCCGCTCTCCGAAGGCGCCATCGACGCCTGGCGCCACAGCGGCAAGCGGATGAACATCTACTACAACCGCATGCTGCGCAAGTTCTGCACCCGCTACGGCGTGGCCGGCACGACGGCGTTCAAGGACTTGCCCGCGCCGATCCAGAAGAAGCTGCTCCAAGGCGACGGCGACAATTTCGAGGGCGTGGTGCCCAACCTCACGCGGCGCTGGGAGACGACTGACAGCGAGTTCGTCAAGGCCCGCATGCACTCGTACCTGTCCGAGCAGCCCTGCCGCGCCTGCCACGGGGCGCGCCTGCGCCCGGCGTCGCTGGCGGTGACGGTCGGCGGCAAGAACATCCACGAAATCACGCACATGAGCATCGCCGCGGCGATGGAGTACTTCGAGGGCCTCGAGCTCAACGAGGAAGGCACGGCCATCGCCAAGCCGATCCTGCGCGAGATCGACCACCGCCTGCGGTTCCTGTCGGACGTGGGCCTGCAGTACATCACGCTGGATCGCACGGCCGCGACGCTTTCCGGCGGCGAGGCGCAGCGCATCCGCCTGGCCACGCAGGTCGGCAGCGGGCTGGTGGGGGTGTGCTACGTGCTGGACGAGCCGACGATCGGCCTGCACCAGCGCGACAACCAGCGGCTCATCCGCACGCTCAAGCATCTGCGCGACATGGGCAACTCGGTGCTGGTCGTCGAGCACGACGAAGAGACGATGCGCAGCGCCGACTGGCTGATCGACATCGGTCCCGCGGCCGGTCGCCACGGCGGGCGCGTCGTCGCGCAGGGGCCGGTGGACGAGGTCTGCCGCTGCGAAAGCTCGATCACGGGGCGCTACCTCTCGAGGCGGCTGAAGATCGACATTCCCGCCCGGCGGCGCGACGTGTCGGCGCAGCGGTGCATCGAACTGCGCGGCTGCCGCGAGAACAATCTCAAGAACGTCGACGTGCAACTGCCCCTGGGCGGGATCGTCTGCGTCACGGGCGTGTCCGGCAGCGGCAAGAGCACGCTGGTGAATCTGACGCTGCTGCGGGCGCTGCGGCGAAAACTCTCGGGCAGCGGCGAGAGGCCCGGCGCGTTCGACAAGATCCTGGGCATCGGCAAGGTTGACAAGGTGATCGAGATCGACCAGTCGCCCATCGGCCGCACGCCCCGCAGCAACCCGGCGACGTACACCGGCCTGTTCGATTTGATCCGCCAGCTCTTCACCAAGACTCGCGAGGCGAAGATCCGCGGGTACAAGCCCGGGCGTTTCAGTTTCAACGTCAAGGGCGGGCGGTGCGAGGCCTGCCAGGGCCAGGGCACCAAGCGCATCGAGATGCACTTTCTGCCCGACGTGTACGTGACCTGTGCCGAGTGCAAGGGCACGCGCTACAACCGCGAGACCCTCGAAGTGCGCTACAAGGGCAAGAACATCGCCGACGTGCTGGCCATGCGGGTCGAGGAGGCCCTGGGCTTCTTCGACAACTTCCCCAAGATCAAGCAGCTCCTCAAGGCCATCAACGACGTGGGCCTCAGCTACGTCGAACTCGGCCAGAGCTCGACGACGCTCTCCGGCGGCGAGGCCCAGCGCGTGAAGCTCGCCGCCGAATTGGGCAAGAGCGCCACCGGCCATACGCTGTACGTGCTGGATGAGCCGACGACGGGCCTGCATTTCGCCGATATCCACAACCTGCTCAACGTGCTCAACCGCCTGGCCGACATGGGCAACACGGTCATCGTGATCGAGCACAATCTCGACGTGATCAAGTGCGCCGACTGGATCGTGGACCTGGGTCCCGAAGGCGGCGACGCCGGCGGCCGCATCGTCGCCGCCGGCACGCCCGAGCAAGTCGCCCAGACGCCCGGCTCCTATACGGGCGATTTCCTGCGAGAGCATTTGCGGTGA